From a region of the Drosophila virilis strain 15010-1051.87 chromosome 3, Dvir_AGI_RSII-ME, whole genome shotgun sequence genome:
- the Prestin gene encoding prestin, translating to MPINQDNPETKPLNGNDNNNGNAKIKPKIQPKYSIHRDVLTHEVVIRETGYAARDKSIPSSLRSFWRGWNLLSIFTGVIPILQWLPQYSVKRDLIGDIISGVTVAIMNIPHGMAYGMLAGVSAGNGLYMAVFPVLVYMFLGTSKHISIGTFAVASMMTQKVVLTYANVDSYDLIATTTAVPMLRTDNATTTMLPPIENVITHLDVATSLALVVGIVHLLMSFFRLGTLASLLSEPLVNGFTTAAAFHVVTAQLKDVVGIKVERHKGAFKIIYTVIDVVKGVPDTNLVSFGFCVGVIIFMTICNECIKPCLSKRCRFPLPGELIVVIGGTLISKFCQLHEEFNVQLVGTIPRGLPNPTLPRLDLVPLVAVDSIAIAIVTYSIVMSMGLTFAKKHGYEVRANQELIAMGVGNVVGGCFSCLPLACSLSRSVIQDQTGGVSQIASLVSASLVVVTLMWIGPFFSALPRCVLAGVIIVALKPMFMQIKELKKFSKQGKLEMFTWISTFLCVVLIDIDIGLLIGVCVSLLALYIKGLKPYSCLLGYMPEAPGIYMDINQHRNVMQVPETCIFRYCGSLNFATSQFFRRALYESLGLDKSNTSSSQTDKARTNYVLVAQNGANETNGPIVDYSFKFLILDFSMLGHIDVAGCSTLSDINKELKARCARLLLANPMDRVYDTLVHSMALREGPFEIFPTLHDAVEYAIACRSS from the exons ATGCCCATCAATCAGGATAACCCAGA AACTAAACCTTTAAAtggcaatgacaacaacaatggaaatGCTAAAATAAAACCCAAGATTCAACCAAAATACAGTATTCATCGAGATGTGCTTACTCACGAAGTAGTTATTAGGGAGACAGGGTATGCGGCCAGAGACAAGAGCATACCTTCGTCCCTGCGCAGCTTCTGGCGTGGCTGGAATTTGCTATCAATCTTTACCGGCGTAATACCGATTCTACAGTGGCTGCCTCAGTATTCTGTCAAGAGGGACCTTATTGGTGATATTATATCTGGAGTTACAGTTGCCATTATGAATATACCTCATGGCATGGCATATGGAATGTTGGCTGGTGTTTCCGCTGGAAATGGGCTCTATATGGCCGTTTTTCCCGTGCttgtttatatgtttttaGGCACTTCTAAACACATCTCGATCGGTACATTTGCAGTAGCGAGTATGATGACGCAAAAAGTGGTACTGACCTATGCAAATGTGGACTCTTACGACCttattgcaacaacaacagcagtgcCGATGTTGCGGACTGACAATGCAACTACAACAATGTTACCGCCCATAGAGAATGTTATAACACATTTGGACGTGGCTACCTCACTTGCATTAGTTGTGGGTATTGTACAT TTGCTCATGTCCTTTTTTAGGCTAGGCACGCTTGCCTCACTGCTGAGTGAACCACTGGTAAATGGATTTACCACAGCCGCCGCGTTTCATGTCGTCACTGCACAGCTGAAGGACGTAGTGGGCATTAAGGTGGAGCGCCATAAGGGCGCCTTCAAAATTATCTACACTGTGATAGATGTGGTGAAAGGTGTACCAGATACAAACCTCGTTAGCTTCGGCTTCTGTGTGGGGGTCATCATTTTTATGACTATATGCAACGAGTGCATAAAGCCGTGTTTAAGTAAACGATGTCGTTTCCCTCTTCCCGGAGAGTTGATCGTTGTTATTGGGGGAACATTGATCTCAAAATTCTGTCAGTTACACGAAGAGTTTAATGTGCAGTTAGTAGGTACAATACCAAGAGGATTGCCAAATCCAACATTACCACGTCTGGATCTGGTCCCACTGGTAGCAGTTGATTCTATTGCCATTGCAATAGTTACCTATTCTATTGTAATGTCAATGGGTTTGACATTTGCCAAGAAACATGGCTATGAGGTGCGTGCTAATCAGGAGCTCATTGCCATGGGTGTGGGTAATGTTGTCGGTGGCTGCTTTTCTTGCCTACCATTAGCCTGTTCTTTGTCCCGTTCAGTCATACAGGATCAAACGGGTGGAGTTTCTCAAATAGCTTCGTTGGTATCTGCCTCCCTAGTGGTCGTAACATTAATGTGGATAGGACCCTTTTTTAGTGCTTTGCCTAGG tGCGTTTTGGCTGGCGTCATAATTGTTGCGTTAAAGCCAATGTTTATGCAGATCAAGGAATTGAAGAAGTTCTCCAAGCAAGGCAAACTCGAAATGTTTACCTGGATATCGACATTCTTGTGTGTGGTGCTCATTGACATTGATATTgg TCTGCTTATTGGCGTTTGCGTATCTTTACTGGCATTGTATATTAAGGGCCTTAAGCCTTATTCATGCCTCCTTGGGTACATGCCCGAAGCGCCTGGTATCTATATGGACATAAATCAACATCGTAATGTAATGCAAGTGCCAGAAACTTGCATCTTTCGCTATTGTGGCTCTCTCAACTTTGCCACAAGCCAGTTCTTTCGTCGTGCTCTCTATGAGTCTTTGGGACTTGATAAGAGCAATACCAGTAGCAGCCAAACTGACAAGGCAAGGACAAACTATGTGCTAGTTGCTCAGAACGGTGCCAACGAAACCAATGGTCCAATTGTTGACTATTCGTTTAAGTTTCTAATACTGGATTTTTCCATGTTGGGGCACATCGATGTAGCCGGATGCAGCACATTAAGTGATATCAATAAGGAGCTAAAGGCGCGTTGTGCTCGGCTGCTGCTTGCTAATCCCATGGACCGCGTGTACGACACACTAGTACATAGCATGGCCCTTCGCGAAGGTCCATTTGAAATCTTCCCTACGTTACACGACGCCGTAGAGTATGCGATTGCCTGCCGAAGTTCGTGA